In Dryobates pubescens isolate bDryPub1 chromosome 26, bDryPub1.pri, whole genome shotgun sequence, a single window of DNA contains:
- the ZNF335 gene encoding zinc finger protein 335 isoform X6 yields the protein MEENAVESSSDAAPQEAREEPSESGLGVGSSEAVSADSSDAASAPGPLSRADESAVGQSSDSSGVSLEEVSESSSSTDAIPRVYLPDSSSIAQSTLVSSVSTVSQSIMVSESPQVLVHSSVITDGTTIVSDSTASTSSDLGSAIDKIIESTIGPDIIQSCIAVTSAEDGGAETTQYLILQGPDDGAPMVSQMATSALANSLAIEAVADGPTSTCLDQPGPSDPAEQLEVLELPTQPDQAQEADGGEELDQPDMETLEEMMEVVVVQQFKCKMCQYKSVSKKTLINHMKERHFQPVGSALALKKGRPRKGGAAPKSTEQEAPEEEEDDDIMDAGAIDDPEGRTHPPHFLGSLVSSQSLSDVLGHFPAEDSDYNPAEDEPRGRQPKYSRSIPTSSEERPRRRPGRPRKFPRLEDTPQDVPEGAEVEPLVTSQSTPSRELQTAEAASSSGLENGASESLAEPSISQSDSENKDPSSNASLEEADVLPRRRGRPSRRFLGKKYRKYMGRRYYYKSPKPLMRPYLCRICGSRFLTHEDLRFHVSSHEANDPQLFKCLQCSYRSRRWSSLKEHMFNHVGSKPYKCEECSYTSVYKKDVIRHSTVHSRDRKKRADPPPKLNSFPCPVCNRVYPMQKRLTQHMKTHSTEKPHMCDKCGKSFKKRYTFKMHLLTHIQAIANRRFKCEFCDYVCEDKKVLLNHQLSHMNDKPYKCSFCKYSTFREDFLVSHMAVKHTGGKPFACEFCHFTTKHKKNLRLHVQCRHADSFEEWAQKHPEEPPCRRRPFFTLQQIEELRQQHSQGQGPAEPEPGPPAAQAVPGADAPVLSQDSLGGATIIYEQDVAGSAELATQTALDLLLNMSTQRELATGSLQVAVVKPSDSGEVQAACEPPAQEEGAEVDLEEQQQQKLVTLHMAEAGETLVQEAYEEAALGGSELQQITIPFGGTAEYSIITPISEEMPAAATLYSEEESPAETSHAVVVSEAVMTEDVLKEHSDHYIMSSAAGSQFQPVEPLSGDAAFPPPAEGPEAQPAGVKWPLVQCVTRQLQKDSSLSPASEGQEVSSPKVKWPVLQGMAKKLSCKVSTAKKLSCKISAAKKFSCKICTAMFTGRAEMESHKRAHIGPSTFKCPDCPFTAALWPEVRSHMVQHASLRPHKCTHCSFASKNKKDLRRHMLTHTNEKPFACQICGQRFNRNGHLKFHMQRLHSSEGARPGPPAAAAQQTIILNSDEDTLATLQTALQSGQAVLAPERLQQALGQEHIIVAQEQSVTSQEEAAYIQEITTADGQTVQHLVTSDNQVQYIIAQDSVQHLLPHEYVVVPEGHHIQVQDGQITHIQYEQGSQFLQEPQIQYMPVSPEQQLVTQAQLEAAAHSAVSAVADAAMAQAQGLFTAEAVAEQLQEGIHYDVITLGE from the exons ATGGAGGAGAATGCGGTGGAGAGCAGCAGCGACGCGGCCCCGCAGGAGGCCCGGGAGGAGCCCTCCGAAAGCGGCCTGGGCGTCGGGAGCTCGGAAGCCGTGTCGGCAGACAGCAGCGACGCCGCCTCGGCCCCCGGACCCCTCTCCCGTGCCGATGAGTCCGCCGTGGGCCAGAGCTCCGACAGCAGCGGGGTCTCATTG GAAGAGGTGtcggagagcagctccagcacagatgCCATTCCCCGGGTTTACCTGCCAGATTCATCCTCCATTGCCCAGTCCACCTTAGTTTCCAGTGTCTCCACTGTGAGCCAGTCCATCATGGTGTCAGAGTCTCCCCAAGTCCTTGTCCACTCCAGCGTCATCACGGACGGCACCACGATCGTCTcggactccactgcctccacTTCCTCGGACCTGGGCTCTGCCATCGacaaaatcattgagtccacgaTCGGCCCTGACATCATCCAGA gCTGCATTGCTGTGACCAGTGCAGAGGATGGTGGGGCAGAGACTACCCAGTACCTCATTCTGCAAGGGCCTGATGATG GTGCCCCCATGGTGTCCCAGATGGCCACCTCTGCTCTGGCCAATAGCTTGGCAATTGAAGCTGTTGCTGATGGACCTACCTCTACATGCCTTGATCAGCCTGGCCCTTCagaccctgctgagcagctaGAGGTACTGGAGCTGCCCACGCAGCCAGATCAGGCCCAAGAAGCAGAtggtggggaggagctggacCAGCCAGACATGGAGACTTTGGAGGAGatgatggaggtggtggtggtgcagcaGTTCAAGTGCAAGATGTGTCAGTACAAGAGTGTCTCTAAGAAGACCCTAATCAACCACATGAAGGAGCGGCACTTCCAGCCAG TGGGTTCAGCACTGGCTTTGAAGAAAGGACGCCCACGGAAGGGGGGAGCAGCTCCaaagagcacagagcaggaagcccctgaagaagaggaggatgatgatATCATGGATGCTGGTGCTATTGATGACCCTGAAGGTAGGACTCATCCTCCCCATTTCTTAGGTAGCTTAGTCTCctcccagtctctctctgacGTTTTGGGCCACTTCCCTGCAGAGGACAGTGACTATAACCCAGCTGAGGATGAGCCTCGTGGGCGCCAGCCCAAGTACAGCCGCAGCATCCCCACGTCCAGCGAGGAGAGGCCACGACGGCGCCCGGGGAGGCCCCGCAAGTTTCCTCGTCTGGAGGACACGCCCCAGGATGTGCCTGAGG gagcagaggtggagcCCCTGGTGACCTCCCAGAGCACGCCGAGCCGCGAGCTGCAGACCGCGGAGGCAGCCAGTTCCTCTGGGCTGGAGAACGGTGCCAgcgagagcctggcagagcccagcatcAGCCAGTCCGACTCGGAGAACAAGGACCCTTCCTCCAATGCCAGCCTTGAGGAGGCCGACGTCCTCCCCCGGAGGCGAGGGCGGCCCTCCCGCCGCTTCCTGGGCAAGAAATACCGCAAGTACATGGGGCGCAG GTACTACTACAAGTCCCCCAAGCCGCTGATGAGGCCCTACCTGTGCCGGATCTGCGGCTCGCGCTTCCTGACGCACGAGGACCTGCGCTTCCACGTCAGCTCGCACGAGGCCAACGACCCGCAGCTCTTCAAGTGTCTGCAGTGCAGCTACCGCTCCCGACGCTGGTCCTCCCTCAAG GAGCACATGTTCAACCACGTGGGCAGCAAGCCCTACAAGTGTGAGGAGTGCAGTTACACCAGCGTGTACAAGAAGGACGTCATCCGGCACTCCACGGTGCACAGCCGCgacag gaAGAAGAGAGCGGATCCG cccccaaaGCTGAACTCCTTCCCGTGCCCTGTCTGCAACCGCGTCTACCCCATGCAGAAGAGGCTGACGCAGCACATGAAGAcacacagcactgagaagccaCACATGTGTGACAAG TGTGGGAAGTCCTTCAAGAAGCGCTACACCTTCAAGATGCACCTCCTGACACACATCCAGGCCATCGCCAACCGCAG GTTCAAGTGCGAGTTCTGCGACTACGTGTGCGAGGACAAGAAGGTGCTGCTGAACCACCAGCTGTCACACATGAATGACAAGCCCTACAAGTGCAGCTTCTGCAAGTACTCCACCTTCCGCGAGGACTTCCTGGTGTCGCACATGGCCGTCAAGCACACGG GAGGGAAGCCCTTCGCCTGTGAGTTCTGTCACTTCACCACCAAGCACAAGAAGAACCTGCGGCTGCACGTGCAGTGCCGCCACGCCGACTCCTTCGAGGAGTGGGCTCAGAAGCACCCCGAGGAGCcgccctgccgccgccgccccttcttcaccctgcagcagatcgaggagctgaggcagcagcacagccagggacagggccccgccgagccagagcctggcccacCG gcagcccaggctgtcccaGGAGCAGATGCCCCTGTCCTCTCACAGGACTCCCTGGGAGGGGCCACCATCATTTACGAGCAGG ATGTGGCTGGATCAGCTGAGCTGGCCACACAGACTGCCCTGGACCTCCTGCTGAACATGAGCACGCAGCgagagctggccacaggctctctgcag GTGGCTGTGGTGAAGCCGAGTGATTCGGGAGAggtgcaggcagcctgtgagccaccagcacaggaggagggggcagaggtggaccttgaggagcagcagcagcaaaagttgGTGACGCTGCAcatggcagaggctggggagacgcTGGTGCAGGAGGCTTACGAGGAGGCGGCGCTGGgtggctcagagctgcagcagatcaCGATACCCTTTGGTGGGACAGCAGAGTACAGCATCATCACACCCATCAGCGAGGagatgccagctgcagccaccctctACAG CGAGGAGGAGAGCCCTGCGGAGACCTCCCATGCGGTCGTGGTGAGCGAGGCGGTGATGACAGAGGATGTTCTGAAGGAGCACAGCGATCACTACATCATGTCCAGCGCTGCGGGGAGCCAGTTCCAGCCGGTGGAG CCCCTCAGCGGGGACGCTGCCTTCCCCCCACCAGCAGAGGGCCCGGAGGCACAGCCCGCCGGCGTCAAGTGGCCCCTGGTGCAGTGTGTCACCAGGCAGCTCCAGAAGGACTCGTCTTTATCCCCAGCCTCCGAGGGGCAGGAAGTCTCATCCCCAAAGGTCAAGTGGCCTGTGCTGCAAGGCATGGCCAAGAAGCTCTCCTGCAAGGTTTCCACAGCCAAGAAGCTTTCGTGCAAGATTTCCGCAGCCAAAAAGTTCTCATGCAAGATTTGCACAGCCATGTTCACGGGGAGAGCAGAGATGGAGAGTCACAAGAGAGCCCACATTGGGCCCAGCACCTTCAAGTGTCCCGACTGCCCCTTCACTGCAGCCCTCTGGCCGGAGGTTCGG AGCCACATGGTGCAGCACGCCAGCCTGCGGCCACACAAGTGCACCCACTGCAGCTTCGCCTCCAAGAACAAGAAGGACCTGCGCAGGCACATGCTGACACACACCAATGAGAAGCCCTTTGCCTGCCAGATCTGTGGGCAGAG gtTCAACCGAAACGGGCACCTCAAGTTCCACATGCAACGTTTGCACAGCTCAGAGGGCGCTCGGCCGGGGCCGCCGGCAGCCGCTGCCCAGCAGACCATCATCCTGAACAGTGATGAGGACACGCTGGCCACCCTGCAGA cagctctgcagtcaggccaggcagtgctggctcctgagaggctgcagcaggccctggggcaggagcacaTCATTGTGGCCCAGGAGCAGAGTGTCACCAGCCAG gaggaggctgcataCATCCAGGAGATCACAACGGCCGATGGGCAGACAGTGCAGCACTTAGTGACCTCAGACAACCAG GTTCAGTACATCATTGCCCAGGACTCCGTACAGCACTTGCTTCCCCACGAGTACGTTGTTGTCCCAGAGGGACATCACATCCAG GTCCAGGATGGGCAAATCACCCACATCCAGTatgagcagggcagccagttCCTCCAGGAGCCACAG ATCCAATACATGCCTGTCtcgccagagcagcagctcgtcacccaggcacagctggaggcagcagcacactcTGCAGTCTCAG CGGTGGCCGACGCGGCGATGGCGCAGGCGCAGGGGCTGTTCACGGCCGAGGCCGTGGccgagcagctgcaggagggcattCACTACGACGTCATCACGCTGGGAGAATAG